Proteins encoded in a region of the Marinobacter arenosus genome:
- a CDS encoding SurA N-terminal domain-containing protein: MLQDIRENAQGTIAKIIIGLLIVSLSIWGMDAIIGGFSGEPEVATVNGEDITEREFLRLVQMESQRRLSRMETPDPSLLNEDQIRQDVLESLIQQEVLIQDADSQGLALTDADIDALITQMPQFQVEGQFNRDRFVSTVRNMGMGVAEFREAMRKQYVVNQIRAGIIQSGVAADEHVAQILRIQNQTRDFRIVTVPDSAVAGQVDITDDEVQAFYEENSSAFQEPDQVDAAYITLSLGSLAETIEISDEELQAYYEQRADDLAREERKASHILIEDGEGADATIETLQQRLAEGESFADLAREFSIDTVSAEEGGDLGYAGRGVYDEAFEEALFALNEGETSDAVETSFGVHLIKLEDVRRSEVPPLEEIAGQLRSELARDRAEDRFAEIRTQLADSAYAADDLAGPAEELGLEVREATGVTRNGGMAPFDHEGLLRQLFSADVLEEGYNTELIDVGDNVSVVARVREYREAQQLPLEQVADDIRARLQVRETREALRERAQEIIAGLEAGQSLEELGAGEWVSYEAQSRNSQEVGAGVMRTVFSLSRPADGEASYGQSVSADRASVVALDGVNEGAVEEDGADFEQLSQFLASLEGQREYSAYQQYLRNRAEVERP, encoded by the coding sequence ATGCTTCAAGATATTCGGGAAAATGCCCAGGGCACCATTGCCAAGATCATCATCGGTCTGCTGATCGTGTCCCTATCCATCTGGGGAATGGACGCCATTATTGGCGGGTTCTCCGGTGAGCCGGAAGTGGCAACGGTGAATGGTGAGGACATCACGGAGCGGGAGTTCCTGCGCCTGGTTCAGATGGAAAGTCAGCGCCGACTGTCGCGCATGGAAACACCGGATCCTTCGCTGCTCAATGAAGACCAGATTCGCCAGGACGTGCTGGAATCCCTGATTCAGCAGGAGGTTCTGATCCAGGACGCCGACAGCCAGGGGTTGGCGTTGACGGACGCTGACATTGATGCGCTGATTACTCAGATGCCCCAGTTCCAGGTAGAGGGGCAGTTCAATCGGGACCGGTTCGTGTCGACCGTCCGCAATATGGGTATGGGCGTCGCTGAGTTCCGCGAGGCTATGCGGAAGCAGTATGTGGTCAACCAGATTCGGGCCGGCATTATCCAGAGCGGCGTGGCGGCCGATGAACACGTCGCCCAGATTCTGCGCATCCAGAATCAGACCCGTGATTTCCGGATTGTGACTGTGCCGGACAGTGCCGTTGCCGGGCAGGTGGACATCACCGACGACGAGGTGCAGGCGTTTTACGAGGAGAACAGCAGTGCCTTCCAGGAACCGGACCAGGTGGATGCGGCCTACATCACGCTGTCCCTGGGGTCGTTGGCAGAAACCATCGAGATCAGCGACGAAGAGCTGCAGGCCTATTACGAGCAGCGTGCCGATGATCTGGCCCGTGAAGAGCGTAAGGCGTCCCATATCCTGATCGAAGATGGCGAGGGGGCTGACGCCACCATTGAAACCCTTCAGCAGCGCCTCGCCGAGGGCGAATCCTTTGCTGACCTGGCTCGTGAGTTCTCCATCGATACCGTCTCCGCGGAAGAGGGTGGTGATCTGGGGTATGCCGGGCGCGGCGTTTACGACGAGGCTTTCGAGGAGGCGCTGTTTGCGCTCAATGAAGGTGAAACGTCAGACGCGGTCGAAACCAGCTTTGGTGTGCACCTGATCAAGCTGGAGGACGTGCGTCGTTCAGAGGTCCCGCCGCTTGAGGAAATCGCCGGTCAACTTCGCAGCGAACTCGCCCGTGACCGCGCCGAAGACCGTTTCGCGGAGATTCGCACCCAGTTGGCCGATTCCGCCTACGCGGCGGATGATCTCGCGGGTCCTGCCGAAGAGCTTGGCCTTGAAGTGCGCGAGGCCACAGGCGTAACCCGAAACGGTGGCATGGCGCCGTTTGATCATGAAGGGCTGCTTCGTCAGCTGTTTTCGGCGGATGTGCTCGAGGAGGGGTACAACACCGAGCTGATCGATGTTGGCGATAATGTGTCTGTTGTCGCGCGTGTTCGTGAATATCGTGAAGCACAGCAGCTTCCTCTGGAGCAGGTGGCCGATGACATCCGTGCAAGATTGCAGGTGCGTGAGACCCGTGAGGCGCTGCGCGAGCGAGCCCAGGAGATCATCGCCGGACTCGAGGCAGGTCAGTCCCTGGAGGAACTGGGTGCTGGTGAATGGGTCAGCTATGAAGCCCAATCCCGGAATTCGCAGGAAGTGGGTGCAGGTGTCATGAGAACGGTCTTCTCGCTGAGTCGTCCAGCAGACGGTGAGGCCAGTTACGGGCAGTCCGTCAGTGCGGATCGCGCGTCGGTGGTTGCGTTGGATGGTGTGAATGAGGGCGCCGTGGAAGAGGACGGTGCTGACTTCGAGCAGCTGAGCCAGTTCCTGGCGTCCCTCGAGGGGCAGCGTGAGTATTCGGCGTATCAGCAGTACCTTCGTAATCGCGCTGAAGTAGAGCGGCCTTGA